In one window of Fibrobacter sp. UWH6 DNA:
- a CDS encoding efflux RND transporter periplasmic adaptor subunit, with product MKLLKFLIVIAILAGVGYGVKTFVFDKGAEAKIATLVTSEVTLATISTTISATGSLEPVDQVEVGTQVSGDISKLFVDFNSKVKKGQVIAELDKSKLQATLNQAEIAYKSAENDFNYKTKTFERTKKLAESNSASAVELESAEYSVNAAKFTMEQRKNEVAQARLNLSYATIKSPISGVVLKRAVDVGQTVAASMSTPTLFIIAKDLSQMKVMADVDEADIGQVKAGQRVEFTVDAFQDDKFSGKVQEVRLNPTTTSNVVTYTVVITADNPDQKLLPGMTATCTIVTKEVQDAISIPAKALKFTPNESTPMADFKDMPRPPMPPEGFGPPPGFKEGEMPPPPPGMDGPPPGGPGAGGPPPGMGPGGPGGFGKGGFGGKRKPGKQKGRNMVWVSVNGKAAPRPIKIGISDGVNVEILKGLSVGDVVITGQKIETEVKAEKEKASSPFMPGPPGKRKKK from the coding sequence ATGAAGCTATTGAAATTCTTAATTGTAATCGCCATTTTGGCGGGCGTTGGCTATGGAGTCAAGACGTTTGTGTTTGACAAGGGGGCCGAAGCGAAGATTGCCACCTTGGTCACTTCGGAAGTTACCCTGGCCACCATTTCTACCACTATTTCTGCAACAGGTTCCCTGGAACCCGTAGACCAGGTGGAAGTGGGCACCCAGGTTTCTGGCGATATCAGCAAGCTTTTCGTGGATTTCAATTCCAAGGTCAAAAAGGGACAGGTCATTGCGGAGCTGGACAAGTCCAAGTTACAGGCCACCTTGAACCAGGCCGAAATCGCCTACAAGTCAGCCGAAAACGATTTTAACTACAAGACAAAAACTTTTGAACGTACCAAGAAGTTGGCCGAAAGCAACAGCGCCAGCGCCGTGGAACTGGAATCTGCCGAGTACAGCGTAAATGCCGCCAAGTTCACCATGGAACAGCGCAAGAACGAAGTGGCCCAGGCCCGCCTGAATCTCAGTTACGCCACCATCAAGAGCCCCATTAGCGGCGTAGTTTTGAAGCGCGCCGTAGACGTGGGCCAGACCGTGGCCGCCTCCATGAGCACCCCCACCCTGTTCATTATCGCAAAGGACTTGAGCCAAATGAAGGTTATGGCCGACGTAGACGAAGCGGATATCGGACAGGTAAAAGCCGGCCAGCGTGTTGAATTTACAGTGGACGCATTCCAGGACGACAAGTTCAGCGGCAAGGTTCAGGAAGTACGCCTGAACCCCACCACCACAAGCAACGTGGTGACTTACACCGTGGTCATTACCGCCGACAATCCGGATCAGAAATTGCTGCCGGGCATGACCGCCACCTGTACCATCGTAACGAAGGAAGTTCAGGACGCCATTTCCATTCCGGCAAAGGCATTGAAGTTTACACCCAACGAAAGCACTCCCATGGCGGACTTCAAGGATATGCCACGCCCGCCTATGCCTCCCGAAGGTTTCGGCCCGCCGCCAGGATTCAAGGAAGGCGAAATGCCCCCGCCGCCCCCGGGAATGGATGGTCCTCCTCCTGGCGGTCCTGGTGCTGGCGGCCCTCCCCCGGGAATGGGTCCCGGCGGTCCTGGCGGATTCGGCAAGGGTGGCTTTGGCGGAAAGCGTAAGCCCGGCAAGCAGAAAGGCAGAAACATGGTCTGGGTCAGCGTCAACGGGAAGGCTGCCCCCCGCCCCATCAAGATTGGCATTAGCGACGGCGTGAACGTGGAAATCCTGAAGGGTCTAAGCGTTGGTGACGTCGTGATTACCGGCCAGAAAATCGAGACCGAAGTCAAGGCCGAAAAGGAAAAGGCAAGCAGCCCCTTTATGCCTGGCCCTCCGGGAAAACGCAAGAAGAAATAA
- the mnmE gene encoding tRNA uridine-5-carboxymethylaminomethyl(34) synthesis GTPase MnmE, which produces MEKQTIVAPMTPNGVSAVAAIRVSGPQVKSVVKTLFGEKAVAGLKSHMAKLGTAKWPASVEGGCRAGAVIDSLLYLYFEGPNSYTGEDVLELYPHGNPLIVRDLLQACRMVEGVRLAEPGEYTRRAFLNGKMDLTQAESVADVIHSANRSELENAHRLLGGALSKKVSALTEQVKDISARMELDVDFAEEEADPDYAGWETRFVAIRQSVQGILDSFRGKAEVGRLPLVVLYGAPNAGKSSLVNALLGEDRILVSDIAGTTRDFVEVRLFLDGGEIRLVDTAGLAEKAADALDALSMEKSKQILAEADMKILLVDGTTSVILNPEGVKDPVGMNVHPDLVLQTKADLSRDVALNSVQGQLAISSKTGAGLAELKSALNARLFKNRENSEDLWITSEREKACLEDALAGIDRVLLQLRSNPAVELLAFEMQIVRRALQSITGEISSEDVLQSIFAGFCIGK; this is translated from the coding sequence ATGGAAAAACAGACTATTGTAGCCCCGATGACCCCCAACGGCGTAAGTGCCGTGGCTGCCATTCGTGTCAGCGGCCCCCAGGTGAAATCCGTGGTGAAGACCCTCTTTGGTGAAAAGGCCGTGGCTGGGCTTAAATCCCACATGGCAAAACTGGGTACAGCCAAGTGGCCAGCTTCTGTTGAAGGTGGATGCCGTGCCGGGGCTGTGATTGATAGTCTGCTGTACTTGTATTTTGAAGGTCCCAATTCTTATACTGGCGAAGATGTCCTGGAACTTTACCCCCATGGCAATCCCCTAATTGTCCGTGACCTGCTTCAGGCTTGCCGAATGGTAGAGGGGGTGCGCCTGGCTGAACCGGGTGAATATACCCGTCGAGCTTTTTTGAACGGGAAGATGGACTTGACCCAGGCGGAGTCTGTGGCTGACGTGATTCACAGCGCAAACCGTTCCGAATTGGAAAACGCCCACCGTTTGCTGGGAGGCGCCCTTTCTAAAAAGGTTTCTGCCCTCACCGAGCAGGTGAAGGATATTTCTGCCCGCATGGAACTGGATGTGGATTTCGCCGAAGAAGAGGCGGATCCGGATTACGCTGGCTGGGAAACCCGCTTTGTGGCCATTCGCCAGTCGGTTCAGGGAATTCTGGATAGTTTCCGCGGCAAGGCTGAAGTGGGCCGCTTGCCTCTGGTGGTCTTGTATGGAGCCCCTAATGCAGGTAAGTCCAGCTTGGTAAATGCATTGCTAGGTGAAGACCGTATTCTTGTCAGTGACATTGCGGGAACCACCCGCGACTTCGTGGAAGTCCGTCTGTTCCTGGATGGTGGCGAAATCCGTCTGGTGGATACCGCTGGCCTTGCCGAAAAGGCTGCCGACGCTCTGGATGCCTTAAGCATGGAAAAGAGTAAGCAAATTTTGGCTGAAGCGGATATGAAAATCTTGTTAGTTGATGGAACAACTAGCGTCATCCTGAACCCCGAAGGGGTGAAGGATCCAGTAGGCATGAATGTTCATCCGGATCTTGTTCTGCAAACGAAGGCTGACCTTTCTAGGGATGTCGCTCTGAACTCGGTTCAGGGGCAACTTGCCATATCTTCAAAAACAGGCGCAGGTCTCGCTGAACTTAAATCCGCTCTCAACGCCCGCCTTTTCAAGAATCGCGAAAATTCCGAAGACCTCTGGATCACAAGCGAACGCGAAAAGGCCTGCCTCGAAGATGCTCTTGCCGGCATCGATCGCGTGCTTCTACAGTTGCGTTCCAATCCCGCAGTAGAACTGCTGGCCTTTGAAATGCAAATCGTTCGCCGCGCCCTCCAGAGCATTACCGGCGAAATCTCATCTGAAGACGTTTTACAATCCATCTTTGCGGGGTTCTGCATTGGGAAATAG
- a CDS encoding aldose 1-epimerase encodes MSQFKIISRPLGTVQCYVLQRDDGAEFEILSGYGGGLNAWRVPVNEKHGELLDLLFGYRDGSTIHQVGPDTNAGCRLTPFPGRTGFAKFNWNGNEYQLENNVSWAPHALHGFLQNREWTFQSFESDNDCCTAVFTCDWSGAYAGFPFPFRATNTIIYTGEKVTIYSKVENLGQKDMPYSEGWHPYFSLGEKIDELTLSMPVTNLAVLDSADLPTGNFKEDTRFVPSRKISDEFINDCFCLGKEFAQTPADADFINNAHVLLESEKYLLDIWQRAGIEQYNAIQMYTPPDRMSIAIEPMTTEPDALNHHRGLIVIPPGESRTFEFGFNFIEK; translated from the coding sequence ATGAGTCAGTTCAAGATTATTTCTCGCCCCCTGGGTACTGTCCAGTGTTATGTATTGCAGCGCGATGACGGTGCAGAATTCGAAATCCTTAGCGGCTACGGTGGAGGCCTTAACGCCTGGCGCGTACCCGTAAACGAAAAACACGGCGAACTGCTTGATCTATTGTTCGGTTACCGCGACGGTTCCACCATCCACCAGGTGGGCCCTGATACCAACGCCGGCTGCCGACTGACCCCCTTCCCGGGAAGAACCGGTTTTGCCAAATTCAACTGGAACGGCAACGAATACCAGCTGGAAAACAACGTTAGCTGGGCTCCCCACGCCCTTCATGGTTTCTTGCAGAACAGGGAATGGACTTTCCAGAGTTTTGAAAGCGATAACGACTGCTGCACAGCAGTATTCACTTGCGACTGGTCTGGCGCCTACGCCGGCTTCCCCTTCCCCTTCCGCGCCACCAACACCATCATCTACACAGGTGAAAAGGTGACCATCTACTCCAAGGTCGAAAACCTGGGCCAGAAGGACATGCCCTATTCCGAAGGTTGGCACCCCTACTTCAGCCTGGGCGAAAAGATTGACGAACTAACCCTCTCCATGCCTGTGACAAATCTGGCCGTGCTGGATTCCGCAGACCTCCCCACCGGCAACTTCAAGGAAGACACCCGTTTCGTCCCGTCTCGCAAGATTTCCGATGAATTCATCAATGACTGTTTCTGCCTGGGCAAGGAATTCGCCCAGACTCCCGCCGATGCAGATTTCATCAACAACGCACACGTTTTGCTGGAAAGCGAGAAGTACCTGCTGGACATCTGGCAGCGCGCCGGTATCGAACAGTATAACGCCATCCAGATGTACACTCCCCCCGACCGCATGAGCATCGCCATCGAGCCCATGACCACGGAACCGGATGCCCTGAACCATCACCGCGGTCTCATCGTGATTCCTCCGGGCGAATCCCGCACTTTTGAGTTCGGCTTCAACTTTATTGAGAAATAG
- a CDS encoding PHB depolymerase family esterase — translation MFLKHALGGVLVTAIAASAWNLDGTVVNTDNEPLEGVNITCYNYGGYTATSDAQGRFSIGDEITTAIADASIQNKIAVAKNGNVLSIANPSGNSFKVSMMDALGKMMMQQEFNSQNTSIDIQKFAGQKFMILKVSSNSVNDNYIVSRGALMKAGDPLPYLAFSLTGYKIFSYTMAEEKETGKVFTLEKQDLTASSSSMTWEQPSSSSMTWGPASSASQSSASTARSSSSVELIVNCASKTAKAGDQTMSVNVDGQTRTFIMHVPSAYKGDKAVPLVIDFHGIGGNGRGQMGGTQLRAQTDPEGVISLYPDGASAAWNVGPCCSTADDVKFTREMIKAASESACIDKKRVYASGFSMGGGMTNHLACNLADELAAVAPSAMDLNTVNSASCNPARPIPIIMYRSTSDGVCVYQGGDSGRGDGLNFLGAEKNFTFWGQKNGCTGNPTETRDGNVTVKEYSNCMDGVKVVFRNDPNAGHSYADGKSAWAFLKQWQLQ, via the coding sequence ATGTTTTTGAAGCATGCCCTGGGTGGCGTTCTTGTCACCGCAATTGCAGCTTCCGCGTGGAACCTTGACGGTACCGTGGTCAACACAGACAACGAGCCTCTGGAAGGCGTTAACATCACCTGCTACAACTATGGTGGCTACACCGCAACAAGCGACGCCCAAGGAAGATTTTCCATCGGCGATGAAATAACGACTGCAATTGCAGACGCCTCTATTCAAAACAAAATTGCCGTAGCCAAAAATGGAAACGTCTTGAGCATTGCCAACCCCAGCGGTAATTCCTTCAAGGTTTCTATGATGGACGCTCTTGGCAAGATGATGATGCAGCAGGAGTTCAATTCACAGAACACCTCCATCGACATTCAGAAATTCGCTGGTCAGAAATTCATGATTCTGAAGGTGTCCAGCAATAGCGTAAACGACAACTACATCGTAAGTCGCGGTGCCTTGATGAAGGCTGGCGACCCTCTGCCCTACTTGGCATTCTCTCTTACCGGATACAAGATTTTCAGCTATACCATGGCCGAAGAGAAGGAAACTGGAAAAGTCTTTACCTTGGAAAAGCAGGACTTGACAGCATCCAGTTCTTCTATGACTTGGGAGCAGCCTAGCTCTTCTTCTATGACTTGGGGACCGGCAAGTTCCGCATCCCAGAGTTCCGCCTCCACAGCAAGATCCAGCTCCAGCGTCGAACTGATTGTAAATTGCGCCAGCAAGACTGCAAAGGCCGGCGATCAGACCATGAGCGTAAACGTAGATGGACAGACCCGAACCTTCATCATGCACGTTCCCAGCGCCTACAAGGGCGACAAGGCAGTCCCTCTGGTCATTGACTTCCACGGTATCGGCGGTAATGGTCGGGGACAGATGGGCGGAACCCAATTGAGGGCTCAGACTGATCCTGAAGGCGTCATCTCCCTGTACCCCGACGGAGCAAGCGCAGCCTGGAACGTAGGCCCCTGCTGCTCTACCGCAGACGACGTAAAGTTCACCCGCGAAATGATCAAGGCGGCCAGCGAATCCGCCTGCATCGACAAGAAGCGCGTGTACGCCAGCGGCTTCTCTATGGGCGGAGGCATGACCAATCATCTGGCTTGCAACTTGGCCGATGAACTGGCCGCCGTGGCACCTTCCGCAATGGACCTGAATACCGTCAACAGCGCATCCTGCAACCCGGCTCGCCCCATTCCCATTATCATGTACCGCAGCACTAGCGATGGCGTCTGCGTCTATCAGGGTGGCGACAGCGGTCGCGGCGACGGCCTGAACTTCCTCGGCGCCGAAAAGAACTTCACCTTCTGGGGCCAGAAGAATGGCTGTACCGGCAACCCCACAGAAACCCGAGACGGCAACGTCACCGTGAAGGAATACTCCAACTGCATGGACGGCGTGAAGGTTGTATTCCGCAACGATCCTAACGCAGGCCACTCCTATGCTGACGGCAAATCTGCCTGGGCATTCCTGAAGCAGTGGCAGCTGCAGTAA
- a CDS encoding GRP family sugar transporter: MGNSYIGALLAIFIFGSYMVPLKKWSSYSSWSFLSMMTTGALICSLVIAFVTGSFNLNPMGLLCGLLWVAGGAFSFWAVQAEADLAGAGVRAMGVSILASFLSGVLLFGEPSNFALSIPAIVCFLVGLSRLTPSSGGSVFKNWRSFLGGFVFGTYLIPFKIATAHGLQLSDLEFMCPLSIGIFVGSQILVGILMLKRKKAFDFPLVPSLICVGTGALWTFGMHGCFWAIAPIAAGGSLGYAVGYPLTQLNLLVNLCWGVIVFGEYKTAKERIKLLLATFVILAGAVLLTLSKG; the protein is encoded by the coding sequence TTGGGAAATAGTTATATTGGCGCGCTGCTCGCCATTTTCATATTTGGCTCCTACATGGTGCCGCTGAAGAAATGGTCTTCCTATTCTTCCTGGTCCTTCCTTTCCATGATGACCACGGGGGCGTTAATTTGTTCCCTGGTGATTGCCTTTGTGACAGGATCTTTCAACTTGAACCCCATGGGCCTGCTTTGCGGTCTTTTGTGGGTGGCAGGCGGGGCTTTCAGCTTCTGGGCGGTTCAAGCCGAGGCTGACCTTGCTGGAGCAGGTGTCCGTGCCATGGGAGTGAGCATCCTGGCTTCCTTCCTTTCCGGTGTTCTGCTGTTTGGTGAACCTTCCAACTTTGCGTTGTCCATCCCGGCGATTGTATGCTTTCTGGTGGGCCTGTCCCGCTTGACGCCTTCCTCAGGAGGCTCCGTTTTTAAGAACTGGCGTTCTTTTTTGGGCGGTTTTGTTTTCGGTACTTACCTCATACCTTTCAAAATAGCGACTGCCCATGGCCTTCAGCTTTCCGACCTGGAATTTATGTGCCCCCTTTCTATCGGCATCTTTGTGGGAAGCCAGATTCTGGTGGGCATCCTCATGCTCAAACGTAAGAAGGCTTTTGATTTCCCGCTGGTGCCCAGCCTCATTTGCGTGGGTACAGGTGCCCTTTGGACTTTTGGCATGCACGGTTGCTTCTGGGCTATCGCTCCTATTGCTGCAGGCGGTTCCTTGGGATATGCCGTTGGCTATCCCTTGACTCAGCTTAATTTGCTGGTGAACCTTTGCTGGGGTGTGATTGTCTTTGGCGAATACAAGACTGCCAAGGAACGCATCAAACTTCTGCTGGCGACATTTGTAATTCTCGCCGGCGCAGTGCTCTTGACCCTTTCCAAGGGGTAA
- a CDS encoding glycoside hydrolase family 9 protein, translating into MRTKIFTVSTLAALASIANADNAFYYNQVGYDVGQPVSVIVESDKNLEGVNWTLFGGGSDGTLGGSIKGGTFGAGVNPDNWSKNGKYYVIDLGDSLKAGTYYVSVNEGSPSTSDYFVVAENALAANTLKSVMDYFYKDRADKDPIVGWDKSVPLEGSGTKVDVHGGWYDASGDVSKYLSHLSYANYLNPQQIPLTVWALAFAAEKMPAALSANPSTVTAVDEAIYGADFLVRMLSEEGYFYMTVFDSWGQADRSVCAFSGSEGTRSSKYQTAFREGGGMAIAGLARASMLKKNGDYTSEQYLAAAKKGFEHLQSKQSIGGSCAYCDDGKENIIDDYTALLAAMELYSAGASSEKHDYYNEALKRAEHLIDRLSDEGFFWSDDAKTRPFWHASDAGLPLVALCRFAELAHEMDLCPGGGCASRELPVVKDAISKHLNWLISVTNEVGNPFGYARQTAKTQNTIKNTFFIPHDNESNYWWQGEDARLASLSAAAVYATKVLGDTPNKKEINKYATDQLDWILGKNPYGVCMMYKKGKKNPAIYDGSSNYDATLEGGIANGISGLNTDGSGIVWDDVNAINGKSWDNWRWIEQWLPHSTWYLMALATRYDEVTREATGAKDGIVTQIATGFNMSLNGRTLIVNLQNAKSSSIQLTDLKGRKVMNQPAVAGHATLNLQTLKSGVYMVKVGNTVKKIAVK; encoded by the coding sequence ATGAGAACAAAGATTTTTACCGTATCGACTTTAGCAGCGCTGGCCTCCATCGCCAACGCAGACAACGCCTTTTACTACAACCAGGTGGGTTATGACGTAGGTCAGCCCGTTTCCGTTATCGTGGAAAGCGACAAGAACCTGGAAGGGGTCAACTGGACTTTGTTCGGCGGCGGTTCCGATGGAACGCTGGGCGGCAGCATCAAGGGCGGAACTTTTGGCGCAGGCGTCAATCCGGATAACTGGAGCAAGAACGGCAAATACTATGTCATCGACTTGGGCGATTCCCTTAAAGCAGGCACATACTACGTCAGCGTCAACGAGGGCTCCCCTTCTACATCAGATTATTTCGTGGTTGCAGAAAACGCCCTGGCCGCCAACACCTTGAAGTCCGTGATGGATTACTTCTACAAGGATCGCGCCGACAAGGATCCTATCGTGGGCTGGGACAAGAGCGTTCCTCTGGAAGGGAGCGGCACCAAGGTGGACGTTCACGGCGGTTGGTATGACGCCAGCGGCGACGTGAGTAAGTACCTTAGCCACCTGTCTTATGCAAACTATTTGAACCCGCAGCAAATTCCGCTAACGGTGTGGGCCTTGGCATTCGCCGCAGAAAAAATGCCCGCCGCATTGAGCGCCAATCCGTCTACCGTTACCGCAGTGGATGAAGCCATCTACGGCGCAGACTTCCTAGTCCGCATGCTGAGCGAGGAAGGCTACTTCTACATGACCGTATTCGATAGCTGGGGACAAGCCGACCGTAGCGTCTGCGCCTTTAGCGGAAGCGAAGGCACAAGAAGTTCCAAGTACCAGACCGCATTCCGCGAAGGTGGCGGCATGGCGATTGCAGGCCTTGCCCGAGCCTCTATGCTGAAGAAGAACGGCGACTACACCAGCGAACAATACCTGGCCGCAGCAAAGAAGGGCTTTGAACATTTGCAGTCCAAGCAGTCTATTGGTGGAAGCTGCGCCTATTGCGACGACGGCAAGGAAAATATCATCGACGATTACACCGCGCTGTTGGCAGCAATGGAACTATATAGCGCAGGTGCTTCATCGGAAAAACATGACTACTACAACGAAGCCCTCAAACGCGCAGAACACCTGATTGACCGACTCAGTGATGAAGGATTCTTCTGGAGCGATGACGCTAAGACTCGTCCCTTCTGGCACGCCAGCGACGCAGGGCTTCCTCTAGTCGCGCTATGCCGTTTTGCAGAGTTAGCACACGAAATGGACTTGTGCCCCGGTGGCGGTTGCGCCTCCCGCGAACTTCCCGTGGTTAAAGACGCTATCAGCAAGCATCTAAACTGGCTTATCTCCGTTACAAACGAAGTGGGCAATCCCTTCGGTTACGCACGTCAAACCGCCAAGACACAAAACACCATCAAGAACACCTTCTTTATCCCCCACGATAACGAAAGTAATTACTGGTGGCAAGGCGAAGACGCTCGATTGGCCAGCCTTTCTGCCGCAGCCGTATACGCAACAAAAGTTCTAGGAGACACCCCGAACAAAAAAGAAATCAACAAGTACGCTACCGATCAGCTGGACTGGATTTTGGGAAAGAACCCTTACGGCGTGTGCATGATGTACAAGAAGGGAAAGAAGAATCCCGCCATCTATGATGGATCTTCCAATTACGACGCCACCCTCGAAGGCGGTATCGCCAACGGCATTTCCGGATTGAACACAGACGGTAGCGGAATCGTGTGGGACGACGTCAACGCCATTAACGGAAAATCTTGGGACAACTGGCGTTGGATTGAACAGTGGCTCCCCCACAGCACTTGGTACCTGATGGCACTAGCCACCCGCTATGACGAAGTGACTCGAGAAGCAACAGGCGCAAAGGACGGAATCGTTACTCAAATCGCAACAGGCTTCAACATGAGCCTGAATGGCCGAACCCTGATTGTAAACCTGCAGAATGCAAAGTCTTCTAGTATCCAGTTGACAGACTTGAAGGGCCGCAAAGTCATGAACCAGCCGGCAGTTGCAGGCCATGCCACTCTGAACCTGCAGACTCTGAAGAGCGGCGTTTATATGGTGAAGGTAGGTAATACCGTAAAGAAGATTGCCGTCAAGTAA
- a CDS encoding aldolase catalytic domain-containing protein produces MYYESIKVLDCTIRDGGLVNKHDFSLEFVRRLYTLLSAAGVDYMEMGYKNSPELFDPKEYGPWKFCDDDLLWKVKDGIDSKMKMAVMADVGRVNMDAVKPADQSPYQMFRVASYVKNIDKGIEMVNAFNQMGYETTLNIMAVSRDRGPELDEALHQVNEECKADVLYLVDSFGAFYQEDIDKEMARYRGIVKNKQFGFHGHNNQQLAFSNTIQAIINHVDFLDGSVSGMGRGAGNCTTELLLGFLKNPKYDLRPVLDAYQELFLPLQAKYEWGYIIPQMITGMLNRHPQDAIAVRKTEDKDNYSKFYNHMMND; encoded by the coding sequence ATGTACTACGAAAGCATTAAGGTTCTCGACTGCACCATCCGCGACGGTGGTCTCGTCAACAAGCACGACTTCTCCCTGGAATTCGTCCGTCGTCTTTACACCCTCCTGTCCGCCGCTGGCGTCGACTACATGGAAATGGGTTACAAGAACTCTCCGGAACTGTTCGACCCCAAGGAATACGGTCCGTGGAAGTTCTGCGATGACGATCTGCTGTGGAAGGTGAAGGACGGCATCGATTCCAAGATGAAGATGGCCGTGATGGCTGACGTGGGCCGCGTGAACATGGACGCTGTGAAGCCCGCTGACCAAAGCCCCTACCAGATGTTCCGCGTTGCTTCTTACGTGAAGAACATCGACAAGGGTATCGAAATGGTGAACGCCTTCAACCAGATGGGTTACGAAACCACTCTGAACATCATGGCTGTTAGCCGTGACCGCGGTCCGGAACTGGATGAAGCTCTGCACCAGGTGAACGAAGAATGTAAGGCTGACGTTCTGTACCTCGTAGACAGCTTCGGCGCCTTCTACCAGGAAGACATCGATAAGGAAATGGCTCGCTACCGTGGCATCGTGAAGAACAAGCAGTTCGGCTTCCATGGTCATAACAACCAGCAGCTGGCTTTCTCTAACACCATTCAGGCTATCATCAACCACGTTGACTTCCTGGACGGTTCCGTTTCCGGTATGGGCCGTGGCGCTGGCAACTGCACCACCGAACTTCTCCTTGGCTTCCTGAAGAACCCCAAGTACGATCTCCGTCCGGTTCTCGATGCTTACCAGGAACTGTTCCTCCCGCTCCAGGCCAAGTACGAATGGGGCTACATCATTCCGCAGATGATCACTGGTATGCTGAACCGTCACCCGCAGGATGCAATCGCCGTCCGCAAGACCGAAGACAAGGACAACTACTCCAAGTTCTACAACCATATGATGAACGACTAA